The following are from one region of the Biomphalaria glabrata chromosome 12, xgBioGlab47.1, whole genome shotgun sequence genome:
- the LOC129921944 gene encoding uncharacterized protein LOC129921944 produces the protein MSVTVNELLQALKFVVTIDVTSDVVTFDVVTFDVMTSDVVTSDVVTFDVVTFDVVTFDVVTFDVVTFDVATFDVVTFDVVTFDVVTFDVVTFDVVTFDVVTIDVVTFDVVTFDVVTNDVVTFDAVTNDAVTFDAVTNDVVTFDAVTTDVVTFDAVTSDVVTIDVVTIDVVTFDAVTTDVVSIDAVTTDVVSIDAVTTDVVSIDAVTTDVVSIDAVTTDVVSIDAVTTDVVTFDAVTTDVVTFDAVTTDVVSIDAVTTDVVSIDAVTTDVVSIDAVTTDVVSIDAVTTDVVSIDAVTTDVVSIDAVTTDVVSIDAVTTDVVSIDAVTTDVVSIDAVTTDVVTTIDAVTTDVVTTIDAVTTDVVTTIDAVTTDVVTTIDAVTTDEVTIDAVQNKIMTLPN, from the coding sequence ATGTCTGTGACAGTAAATGAGTTATTACAAGCTTTGAAGTTTGTAGTTACTATTGATGTTACTTCTGATGTAGTGACTTTTGATGTAGTGACTTTTGATGTAATGACTTCTGATGTAGTGACTTCTGATGTAGTTACTTTTGATGTAGTTACTTTTGATGTAGTTACTTTTGATGTAGTTACTTTTGATGTAGTGACTTTTGATGTAGCTACTTTTGATGTAGTGACTTTTGATGTAGTTACTTTTGATGTAGTGACTTTTGATGTAGTTACTTTTGATGTAGTTACTTTTGATGTAGTGACTATTGATGTAGTTACTTTTGATGTAGTTACTTTTGATGTAGTGACTAATGATGTAGTTACTTTTGATGCAGTGACTAATGATGCAGTTACTTTTGATGCAGTGACTAATGATGTAGTTACTTTTGATGCAGTGACTACTGATGTAGTTACTTTTGATGCAGTGACTTCTGATGTAGTTACCATTGATGTAGTGACTATTGATGTAGTTACTTTTGATGCAGTGACTACTGATGTAGTTAGTATTGATGCAGTGACTACTGATGTAGTTAGTATTGATGCAGTGACTACTGATGTAGTTAGTATTGATGCAGTGACTACTGATGTAGTTAGTATTGATGCAGTGACTACTGATGTAGTTAGTATTGATGCAGTGACTACTGATGTAGTTACTTTTGATGCAGTGACTACTGATGTAGTTACTTTTGATGCAGTGACTACTGATGTAGTTAGTATTGATGCAGTGACTACTGATGTAGTTAGTATTGATGCAGTGACTACTGATGTAGTTAGTATTGATGCAGTGACTACTGATGTAGTTAGTATTGATGCAGTGACTACTGATGTAGTTAGTATTGATGCAGTGACTACTGATGTAGTTAGTATTGATGCAGTGACTACTGATGTAGTTAGTATTGATGCAGTGACTACTGATGTAGTTAGTATTGATGCAGTGACTACTGATGTAGTTAGTATTGATGCAGTGACTACTGATGTAGTTACTACCATTGACGCAGTGACTACTGATGTAGTTACTACCATTGACGCAGTGACTACTGATGTAGTTACTACCATTGATGCAGTGACTACTGATGTAGTTACTACCATTGACGCAGTGACTACTGATGAAGTTACTATTGATGCAGTTCAGAACAAGATTATGACTCTTCCTAATTAA